One genomic segment of Ricinus communis isolate WT05 ecotype wild-type chromosome 5, ASM1957865v1, whole genome shotgun sequence includes these proteins:
- the LOC8273017 gene encoding uncharacterized protein LOC8273017 isoform X3 — MAAALLAASIPSWIPEDDLLLKNAVEGGASLEALAKGAVRFSRKFSLGELRDRWYSLLYDPIISEEASAKMMEFEFSVKNDKVSSAQVSAKRKLESVRRLYYVMRKKSRGHHTSCRDTMVFDTNHTHFGFDGKECCNELHVGASSFEQDNMGRIVPHNVRDRLVDFQSCDRVKEMRLSHSLSESSPSFHAGALASPLAMWEMVEDVSASAMPITASIEDKGQHEVLMHRNDVELNGNKTILSGMSVMHSEEILQNKHDADVLNNSTAISECDYADLSESLLNFVNEDELLLVDADGEEAIDKSCYDGLLVNCPNDFHGNSSDAKDSETLFSDKSLAISASTCPAEAIAECSLRGDVEQHGHLHSEISLLPSVLAVNTESYDGEMECTLNSEDTEIPCNDDVFLHKEFSSSIMARTSKETGYQFLSCPKDDKHKQSLVEKEGNPTKSLVVSRIKGLEILPVTNPVHQLVGCGVKCQFEDVAFRQARNADTDPNQNSTALATLTSAKVGLLNAESSHACDAMGLPLYAQAGSPEQITSVPEADPSMLNEEESESDDDVPSYSEIEAMILQMDLCPDDTDSYICREVSRYQNEDARRSIIRLEQCARSSMQRAIASRGALALLYGRHLKHYIRKTEVVFLLVYDLTTL; from the exons ATGGCAGCAGCTCTTCTAGCTGCTTCAATTCCTTCGTGGATCCCTGAAGATGACCTCTTGTTAAAGAACGCTGTTGAG GGAGGTGCTTCTTTGGAAGCACTTGCTAAAGGGGCAGTGAGATTCTCTAGAAAGTTTTCACTAGGAGAATTGCGTGATAGATGGTATTCTCTTCTTTATGATCCTATTATTTCAGAAGAAGCTTCTGCTAAAATGATGGAATTTGAATTTTCTGTTAAGAATGATAAAGTAAGTTCTGCTCAGGTTTCTGCTAAAAGAAAGCTTGAAAGTGTTAGACGATTGTACTATgttatgagaaagaaaagccGTGGTCATCATACTAGTTGTCGAGATACTATGGTATTTGATACTAATCATACCCATTTTGGATTTGATGGGAAGGAATGCTGTAATGAACTTCATGTTGGGGCTTCCTCTTTTGAACAAGATAATATGGGAAGAATTGTTCCGCATAATGTTAGAGACAGATTAGTTGACTTTCAGAGTTGTGACAGGGTTAAGGAAATGAGACTTTCGCATTCATTGTCAGAAAGTAGTCCTTCATTTCATGCTGGGGCACTTGCATCTCCGTTGGCTATGTGGGAAATGGTTGAGGATGTTTCTGCTTCTGCAATGCCAATTACTGCAAGCATTGAAGATAAAGGTCAGCATGAAGTATTGATGCATCGTAATGATGTGGAATTGAATGGTAATAAAACAATTTTATCAGGAATGAGTGTCATGCATTCAGAGGAAATACTGCAAAACAAACATGACGCTGATGTACTTAATAATTCAACTGCCATCTCAGAATGTGATTATGCAGATCTTTCGGAGtcattgttgaattttgtgaaTGAGGACGAGTTGCTTTTAGTAGATGCAGATGGAGAAGAGGCAATAGATAAATCTTGTTATGATGGACTTTTGGTGAATTGTCCTAATGATTTTCATGGCAATTCATCAGATGCTAAAGATTCAGAGACATTATTTTCAGATAAAAGCCTTGCAATTTCTGCCAGTACATGTCCTGCAGAGGCTATTGCTGAGTGTTCTCTGCGTGGTGATGTTGAGCAGCATGGTCATCTTCATTCAGAAATCAGTTTACTACCATCTGTATTGGCAGTGAATACAGAAAGCTACGACGGAGAGATGGAGTGCACTTTAAACAGTGAAGACACTGAAATTCCATGCAATGATGATGTTTTCTTACATAAAGAATTTAGTTCTTCCATAATGGCAAGAACTTCTAAAGAAACTGGTTACCAATTTTTATCATGTCCTAAGGATGACAAACACAAGCAAAGCTTGGTGGAGAAAGAAGGTAATCCTACAAAATCTCTTGTTGTTTCCCGTATAAAGGGACTGGAAATATTGCCAGTAACCAACCCAGTCCACCAACTTGTTGGCTGCGGAGTCAAATGTCAATTTGAAGATGTGGCTTTCAGACAGGCTAGAAATGCTGACACAGACCCAAATCAAAATAGTACAGCGCTGGCCACTCTAACTTCTGCCAAGGTTGGATTGCTAAATGCAGAATCGTCACATGCTTGTGATGCCATGGGCTTGCCATTATATGCACAAGCAGGCTCCCCGGAGCAAATTACGTCAGTACCTGAAGCAGACCCCTCAATGTTAAATGAGGAAGAATCTGAGAGTGATGATGATGTTCCATCGTATTCTGAAATTGAGGCCATG ATACTCCAAATGGACTTATGTCCAGATGATACAGATTCTTATATTTGTAGGGAAG tCTCAAGGTATCAAAATGAAGATGCTAGAAGGTCGATTATAAGGTTGGAACAATGTGCTCGGTCATCTATGCAAAGAGCCATTGCATCTCGAGGTGCACTTGCTCTCTTGTATGGGCGCCATTTGAAAcattatataaggaaaactgAG